A single genomic interval of Ammospiza nelsoni isolate bAmmNel1 chromosome 25, bAmmNel1.pri, whole genome shotgun sequence harbors:
- the LOC132083829 gene encoding CYFIP-related Rac1 interactor A-like isoform X1 has product MGNLLKVLTYNELDQGPNFFLDFENAQPTEAETAVWNQVNAVLEEAQTILAELQSYTGAGQEIREAIQNPGDLRLQERAWSAVCPLVAKLKRFYEFSLRLENALRSLLEALTSPPYAPTQHLEREQALAKQFAEILHFTLSFDELKMTNPAIQNDFSYYRRTISRNRINNLQLDAESEVNNEMANRMSLFYAEATPMLKTLSNATTKFVSENKTLPIEDTTDCLSTMACVCRVMLETPEYRSRFTNTETLLFCMRVMVGVIILYDHVHPVGAFAKTSKIDMKGCIKVLKDQPSTSTEGLLNALRYTTRHLNDDTTSKQIRALLQ; this is encoded by the exons ATGGGGAACCTTCTAAAAGTGTTGACTTATAACGAACTTGACCAAGGCCCTAATTTTTTCCTTGACTTTGAAA ATGCGCAGCCCACGGAGGCCGAGACGGCGGTGTGGAACCAGGTGAACGCCGTGCTGGAGGAGGCGCAGACCATCCTGGCCGAGCTGCAGAGCTACACGGGCGCCGGGCAGGAGATCCGAGAG GCCATCCAGAACCCCGGGGACCTGCGGCTGCAGGAGCGCGCCTGGAGCGCCGTGTGCCCCCTGGTCGCCAAGCTGAAACGCTTCTACGAGTTCTCCCTGCGCCTGG AGAACGCCCTGCGGAGCCTGCTGGAGGCCCTCACCAGCCCGCCCTACGCCCCGACCCAGCACCTGGAGCGGGAGCAGGCCCTGGCCAAGCAGTTCGCCGAGATCCTGCACTTCACCCTCAGCTTCGACGAGCTCAAG ATGACCAACCCCGCCATCCAGAACGACTTCAGCTACTACAGACGGACCATCAGCCGGAACCGCATCAACAACCTGCAG ctggatgcagagagCGAGGTGAACAACGAGATGGCCAACAGGATGTCCCTGTTCTACGCCGAGGCCACCCCCATGCTGAAAACCCTCAGCAACGCCACCACCAAGTTCGTGTCAGAG AACAAGACGCTCCCCATCGAGGACACGACCGACTGCCTGAGCACCATGGCCTGCGTGTGCAGGGTGATGCTGGAGACGCC GGAGTACCGGAGCCGCTTCACCAACACCGAGACGCTGCTCTTCTGCATGAGGGTGATGGTCGGCGTCATCATCCTCTACGACCACGTGCACCCCGTGGGGGCCTTCGCCAAGACCTCCAAGATTGAT ATGAAAGGCTGCATTAAAGTCCTGAAGGACCAACCCTCAACCAGCACCGAGGGGCTCCTGAACGCTCTGAG GTACACCACTCGGCACCTCAACGACGACACCACGTCCAAACAGATCCGGGCCCTGCTGCAGTGA
- the LOC132083829 gene encoding CYFIP-related Rac1 interactor A-like isoform X2: MGNLIKVLGKDLENCPHFFLDFENAQPTEAETAVWNQVNAVLEEAQTILAELQSYTGAGQEIREAIQNPGDLRLQERAWSAVCPLVAKLKRFYEFSLRLENALRSLLEALTSPPYAPTQHLEREQALAKQFAEILHFTLSFDELKMTNPAIQNDFSYYRRTISRNRINNLQLDAESEVNNEMANRMSLFYAEATPMLKTLSNATTKFVSENKTLPIEDTTDCLSTMACVCRVMLETPEYRSRFTNTETLLFCMRVMVGVIILYDHVHPVGAFAKTSKIDMKGCIKVLKDQPSTSTEGLLNALRYTTRHLNDDTTSKQIRALLQ, from the exons ATGGGCAACCTGATAAAGGTACTGGGCAAAGATTTAGAAAACTGTCCTcattttttcctggattttgaAA ATGCGCAGCCCACGGAGGCCGAGACGGCGGTGTGGAACCAGGTGAACGCCGTGCTGGAGGAGGCGCAGACCATCCTGGCCGAGCTGCAGAGCTACACGGGCGCCGGGCAGGAGATCCGAGAG GCCATCCAGAACCCCGGGGACCTGCGGCTGCAGGAGCGCGCCTGGAGCGCCGTGTGCCCCCTGGTCGCCAAGCTGAAACGCTTCTACGAGTTCTCCCTGCGCCTGG AGAACGCCCTGCGGAGCCTGCTGGAGGCCCTCACCAGCCCGCCCTACGCCCCGACCCAGCACCTGGAGCGGGAGCAGGCCCTGGCCAAGCAGTTCGCCGAGATCCTGCACTTCACCCTCAGCTTCGACGAGCTCAAG ATGACCAACCCCGCCATCCAGAACGACTTCAGCTACTACAGACGGACCATCAGCCGGAACCGCATCAACAACCTGCAG ctggatgcagagagCGAGGTGAACAACGAGATGGCCAACAGGATGTCCCTGTTCTACGCCGAGGCCACCCCCATGCTGAAAACCCTCAGCAACGCCACCACCAAGTTCGTGTCAGAG AACAAGACGCTCCCCATCGAGGACACGACCGACTGCCTGAGCACCATGGCCTGCGTGTGCAGGGTGATGCTGGAGACGCC GGAGTACCGGAGCCGCTTCACCAACACCGAGACGCTGCTCTTCTGCATGAGGGTGATGGTCGGCGTCATCATCCTCTACGACCACGTGCACCCCGTGGGGGCCTTCGCCAAGACCTCCAAGATTGAT ATGAAAGGCTGCATTAAAGTCCTGAAGGACCAACCCTCAACCAGCACCGAGGGGCTCCTGAACGCTCTGAG GTACACCACTCGGCACCTCAACGACGACACCACGTCCAAACAGATCCGGGCCCTGCTGCAGTGA
- the TRIT1 gene encoding tRNA dimethylallyltransferase isoform X2 — MAAAAALCLGRAPRPPRPLVVILGATGTGKSALALQLGLRLGGEIVSADSMQVYKGLDIITNKVSPQEQRLCRHHMISFVDPLVSNYTVVDFRDKAVPLISYIFARDKIPIVVGGTNYYIESLLWKVLINTKEKPSSAPRLESDRKVELEQLDSAELHRRLSQVDPEMAAKLHPHDKRKVARSLQVFEETGIPHSEILHQQQQEEGGGPLGGPLKYPHSCILWLHADQAALDARLEKRVDDMLAAGLLEELRDFHRRYNQQKVAENRQDYQHGIFQSIGFKEFHEFLLSEGSCSPETSALLLEKGIQALKQVTKRYARRQNKWVRNRFLKRPGPNVPPVYGLEVSDVQRWEEDVLKPALEIVESFIQGREPPAEPLRMEQDEENKRSHRVCELCARLIIGDREWAGLFAGAVPQEPSVRIPSCPGLPSLPSTQKTQRASRQRSVCGI, encoded by the exons atggcggcggcggccgcgctgtgcctgggccgggccccgcggccgccgcggcCGCTCGTGGTGATCCTGGGCGCCACCGGCACCGGGAAATCGGCGCTGGCGCTGCAGCTCGGGCTGCGCCTCGGCGGGGAGATCGTCAGCGCCGACTCCATGCAG gtgTACAAGGGCTTGGACATCATCACCAACAAGGTTTCCCCTCAGGAGCAGCGTCTCTGCAGACACCACATGATCAGCTTTGTGGATCCCCTTGTCTCCAACTACACCGTGGTGGATTTCAGGGACAAAGCCGTGCCTCTGATATCCT ATATCTTTGCCCGGGACAAGATCCCCATAGTTGTGGGAGGAACTAACTACTACATCGAGTCCCTGCTCTGGAAGGTCCTTATCAACACCAAG GAgaagcccagcagtgcccccagGCTGGAGAGTGACAGGAaagtggagctggagcagctggacaGTGCTGAACTCCATCGGCGCCTGAGCCAGGTGGACCCGGAGATGGCGGCCAAGCTGCACCCCCACGACAAGCGCAAGGTGGCCAG GAGCCTGCAAGTGTTTGAAGAGACAGGGATCCCCCACAGCGAAatcctgcaccagcagcagcaggaggaaggtgGGGGGCCCTTAGGTGGGCCCCTGAAATACCCACATTCTTGCATCCTGTGGCTCCACGCAGACCAGGCAG ctctggatgCACGGCTGGAGAAGAGGGTGGATGAcatgctggctgcagggctgctggaggagctgcgcGACTTCCACCGCCGCTACAACCAGCAGAAGGTGGCAGAGAACCG GCAGGATTACCAGCACGGCATCTTCCAGTCCATTGGCTTCAAGGAATTCCACGAGTTCCTCCTCAGTGAAGGGAGTTGCTCACCCGAGAccagtgccctgctgctggagaaag GGATCCAGGCCCTGAAGCAGGTGACCAAGAGATACGCCCGGAGGCAGAACAAATGGGTCCGGAACCGCTTCCTGAAAC GTCCTGGGCCCAACGTGCCCCCAGTTTATGGCTTGGAGGTGTCTGATGTGCAGCGCTGGGAGGAGGATGTGCTGAAACCTGCCCTGGAGATCGTGGAGAGCTTCATCCAG GGCCGTGAGCCCCCGGCAGAGCCCCTGAGGATGGAGCAGGACGAGGAGAACAAGCGGAGCCATCGCGTGTGcgagctctgtgccaggctcatCATCGGCGACAGGGAGTGGGCAG GGTTgtttgcaggagctgtgccacaggAACCATCTGTCAGgattccctcctgccctgggcttccctcccttcccagcacccagaaaacacagagagcaTCACGCCAGAGATCTGTATGTGGCAtctga
- the TRIT1 gene encoding tRNA dimethylallyltransferase isoform X1, translating to MAAAAALCLGRAPRPPRPLVVILGATGTGKSALALQLGLRLGGEIVSADSMQVYKGLDIITNKVSPQEQRLCRHHMISFVDPLVSNYTVVDFRDKAVPLISYIFARDKIPIVVGGTNYYIESLLWKVLINTKEKPSSAPRLESDRKVELEQLDSAELHRRLSQVDPEMAAKLHPHDKRKVARSLQVFEETGIPHSEILHQQQQEEGGGPLGGPLKYPHSCILWLHADQAALDARLEKRVDDMLAAGLLEELRDFHRRYNQQKVAENRQDYQHGIFQSIGFKEFHEFLLSEGSCSPETSALLLEKGIQALKQVTKRYARRQNKWVRNRFLKRPGPNVPPVYGLEVSDVQRWEEDVLKPALEIVESFIQGREPPAEPLRMEQDEENKRSHRVCELCARLIIGDREWAAHTRSKSHLHHLKKRRKLEASGGTVGDSGDTETSDEDGSLPVP from the exons atggcggcggcggccgcgctgtgcctgggccgggccccgcggccgccgcggcCGCTCGTGGTGATCCTGGGCGCCACCGGCACCGGGAAATCGGCGCTGGCGCTGCAGCTCGGGCTGCGCCTCGGCGGGGAGATCGTCAGCGCCGACTCCATGCAG gtgTACAAGGGCTTGGACATCATCACCAACAAGGTTTCCCCTCAGGAGCAGCGTCTCTGCAGACACCACATGATCAGCTTTGTGGATCCCCTTGTCTCCAACTACACCGTGGTGGATTTCAGGGACAAAGCCGTGCCTCTGATATCCT ATATCTTTGCCCGGGACAAGATCCCCATAGTTGTGGGAGGAACTAACTACTACATCGAGTCCCTGCTCTGGAAGGTCCTTATCAACACCAAG GAgaagcccagcagtgcccccagGCTGGAGAGTGACAGGAaagtggagctggagcagctggacaGTGCTGAACTCCATCGGCGCCTGAGCCAGGTGGACCCGGAGATGGCGGCCAAGCTGCACCCCCACGACAAGCGCAAGGTGGCCAG GAGCCTGCAAGTGTTTGAAGAGACAGGGATCCCCCACAGCGAAatcctgcaccagcagcagcaggaggaaggtgGGGGGCCCTTAGGTGGGCCCCTGAAATACCCACATTCTTGCATCCTGTGGCTCCACGCAGACCAGGCAG ctctggatgCACGGCTGGAGAAGAGGGTGGATGAcatgctggctgcagggctgctggaggagctgcgcGACTTCCACCGCCGCTACAACCAGCAGAAGGTGGCAGAGAACCG GCAGGATTACCAGCACGGCATCTTCCAGTCCATTGGCTTCAAGGAATTCCACGAGTTCCTCCTCAGTGAAGGGAGTTGCTCACCCGAGAccagtgccctgctgctggagaaag GGATCCAGGCCCTGAAGCAGGTGACCAAGAGATACGCCCGGAGGCAGAACAAATGGGTCCGGAACCGCTTCCTGAAAC GTCCTGGGCCCAACGTGCCCCCAGTTTATGGCTTGGAGGTGTCTGATGTGCAGCGCTGGGAGGAGGATGTGCTGAAACCTGCCCTGGAGATCGTGGAGAGCTTCATCCAG GGCCGTGAGCCCCCGGCAGAGCCCCTGAGGATGGAGCAGGACGAGGAGAACAAGCGGAGCCATCGCGTGTGcgagctctgtgccaggctcatCATCGGCGACAGGGAGTGGGCAG CTCACACGCGTTCCAAATCCCACCTGCACCAcctgaagaagaggaggaagctggAGGCATCCGGAGGGACCGtgggggacagtggggacacagAGACCTCGGACGAGGATGGCAGCCTGCCCGTGCCTTAG
- the MYCL gene encoding protein L-Myc, producing MEFDSYQHYFYDHDALEDFHRSTAPSEDIWKKFELVPTPPLSPLGTPGDKGGCSGPEERPGWLSRYCLAGEEPEYLIGTGQIFGNLSAFILKDCMWSGFSARERLEKAMTEKLSTGTQRATPHKPSFAQDFGLGSSVSECVDPAAVFLCPLAESKIPASSGSEGQSDSEGEEIDVVTVDKRQSLSLRKPVTITLRADPLDPCMKRFHISVHQQQHNYAARSPPEPCPPPECPQQHQEQDEPPSSVEPTPAVPLPEPGLPKPSSSPGSDSEDVAKRKNHNYLERKRRNDLRSRFLALRDQVPGLASCPKTPKVVILSKSSEYLQSLISAERRMAAEKRQLQLRQTQLLKRIAHLKGH from the exons ATGGAGTTTGACTCGTACCAGCACTACTTCTACGATCACGACGCCCTGGAGGATTTCCACCGCTCCACGGCGCCCAGCGAGGACATCTGGAAGAAGTTCGAGCTGGTGCCCAcgcccccgctgtccccgctgggTACTCCCGGGGACAAGGGGGGATGCTCGGGGCCGGAGGAGCGGCCGGGATGGCTCTCCCGGTACTGCCTGGCCGGGGAAGAGCCGGAGTACCTCATAGGCACGGGGCAGATCTTCGGCAACCTGAGCGCGTTCATCCTCAAGGATTGCATGTGGAGCGGTTTCTCAGCgcgggagaggctggagaaggcGATGACAGAGAAACTTTCCACGGGCACGCAGAGAGCCACGCCGCACAAGCCGTCCTTCGCGCAGGATTTCGGCTTGGGCAGCTCCGTCAGCGAGTGCGTGGATCCCGCCGCCGTGTTCCTCTGCCCGCTGGCCGAGAGCAAGATCCCCGCATCCTCGGGCTCCGAGGGCCAGAGCGACTCCG AAGGTGAAGAGATCGACGTGGTGACGGTGGACAAGAGGCAATCTCTCAGCCTGAGGAAGCCAGTCACCATCACGCTCCGTGCCGACCCCCTGGACCCGTGCATGAAGCGTTTCCACATCTCCgtgcaccagcagcagcacaactaCGCCGCCCGCTCGCCCCCGGAGCCCTGCCCGCCTCCCGAgtgcccccagcagcaccaggagcaggatGAACCCCCCAGCAGCGTGGAGCCGACCCCTGCCGTGCCCCTGCCCGAGCCCGGCTtgcccaaacccagcagcagccccggctcGGACAGCGAGGACGTGGCCAAGAGGAAAAACCACAATTACCTGGAGCGCAAGCGGCGCAACGACCTGCGCTCGCGCTTCCTGGCCCTCAGGGACCAGGTGCCCGGGCTGGCCAGCTGCCCCAAGACCCCCAAAGTGGTGATCCTGAGCAAATCCTCCGAGTACCTGCAGTCCCTCATCAGCGCCGAGAGGAGGATGGCGGCCGAGaagcggcagctgcagctgcgcCAGACCCAGCTGCTCAAACGGATTGCTCACCTTAAGGGGCACTAG